The following coding sequences lie in one Pontibacter sp. G13 genomic window:
- a CDS encoding T9SS type A sorting domain-containing protein, which produces MATTTKRATFSVCLGLCCMLMAWPNSSKAQSLYQINWADASDPLFSGSGGAALTQVVDTTCGYLQTSVTDPVNAPLPAFSPLILNPQIAGGGGDLVDLSGNMSFHVRVQSRDTIQLGCLLRSGDGSSGVRTSRISQMVPGDTATWTELTFTYDSSTIGGFDSTDLRDIWLYLDPGDDNFAGDDFRIDFFSIGSKPDSSDYSTCPEPVAEPYEFPWVLHWADTLDQLTSGSGAEFLDQVVDTACSQLLITVPDPILNPHVANKTLRLDPLDEFGNDLADLSGQLRMYVRVRSAEAVELSIRLRSGAGEPEERTEYVIHTIPGGLDQWTDLVYDFSGANLSGFDSTDLRDIFMYLDRQSDNWPGNEVYFDYVSLGSAPESVLESTCVEADPTSISALDLAAFSISPNPIQSGERLQIQGKAWAATDLDIRVMDLTGKEILKQTHRASGQMETIDLNLPALNAGIYLVRIGTPNHQSLQKLIIQ; this is translated from the coding sequence ATGGCTACTACTACCAAACGAGCGACCTTTTCGGTGTGCTTGGGACTGTGCTGCATGTTGATGGCATGGCCGAATTCTAGCAAGGCTCAGAGCCTTTATCAGATCAATTGGGCGGATGCAAGTGATCCGCTTTTTTCCGGAAGTGGTGGCGCTGCCTTGACGCAAGTGGTGGATACTACGTGTGGATATTTACAGACTTCGGTAACAGATCCCGTCAATGCGCCTTTACCGGCCTTCAGCCCTTTGATCCTGAATCCTCAGATCGCAGGTGGGGGCGGAGATCTGGTTGATCTCTCAGGTAATATGAGTTTCCATGTCCGGGTGCAAAGTCGAGACACCATTCAGCTTGGATGTCTGTTGCGGTCAGGGGATGGAAGCAGCGGGGTTCGCACCTCGCGTATTTCCCAAATGGTTCCGGGGGATACTGCAACCTGGACTGAATTGACCTTTACGTATGATTCTTCGACGATTGGGGGATTTGATTCTACCGATCTACGGGATATTTGGCTATACCTCGATCCCGGTGATGACAACTTTGCGGGGGATGATTTTCGAATCGACTTTTTCTCCATCGGCTCCAAGCCCGATTCCTCAGACTATTCCACCTGCCCAGAACCCGTGGCAGAGCCCTATGAATTCCCTTGGGTGTTGCATTGGGCGGATACGCTGGATCAGTTGACCTCTGGTTCCGGTGCCGAATTCCTTGATCAAGTGGTAGACACGGCCTGTAGCCAACTCCTTATTACCGTACCAGACCCAATCCTCAATCCTCATGTGGCCAATAAAACCCTTAGGTTGGACCCATTGGACGAGTTCGGGAATGACCTTGCTGACCTGTCTGGTCAATTGCGCATGTACGTTCGTGTCCGGAGTGCAGAGGCGGTGGAACTATCCATTCGCTTGAGATCCGGGGCTGGCGAACCAGAGGAGCGGACCGAGTATGTCATTCATACCATTCCCGGAGGCCTCGATCAATGGACAGATCTTGTATATGATTTTTCTGGTGCCAATCTCAGCGGATTTGATTCCACGGACCTGAGAGACATTTTCATGTACCTCGATCGCCAGTCAGACAATTGGCCCGGCAATGAGGTGTACTTCGATTATGTGAGTTTGGGAAGTGCGCCTGAATCAGTCTTAGAGTCCACCTGTGTGGAGGCAGATCCAACCAGTATCTCAGCGCTTGATCTCGCAGCATTTTCCATCAGCCCCAATCCTATCCAATCAGGCGAGCGATTGCAGATCCAAGGGAAAGCTTGGGCAGCAACCGATTTGGATATCCGTGTGATGGATCTGACAGGTAAGGAGATCCTCAAGCAAACTCATCGTGCTTCAGGTCAAATGGAAACCATTGATCTGAATCTGCCTGCATTGAATGCCGGAATCTATCTGGTCAGAATCGGTACACCGAATCATCAATCCCTTCAGAAACTTATCATCCAGTAA
- the mazG gene encoding nucleoside triphosphate pyrophosphohydrolase produces MTEAQIQFQRLSDIVDELRTKCPWDIKQTKESIRHLTIEETYELADAILQNDYEEMKVELGDLLMHMLFYASMARDEGKFSIVEVLETQIEKLIRRHPHIYGDLQGASEEEVQANWEQIKAQEKAMKGKKNASILDGVPDSMPSLVKAQRMQEKVGAMGFDWEDVSGVWDKVTEEIQEFKEAENPEARAGEMGDLLFTLVNLCRFYGINAEDALARTNVKFKQRFQFVEQKALSANQSIQDAGMEQLDHWWDEAKKSGL; encoded by the coding sequence ATGACTGAAGCGCAGATCCAATTCCAGCGATTGTCGGATATCGTCGATGAACTCCGAACCAAATGCCCTTGGGACATCAAACAGACCAAGGAAAGCATTCGGCACCTGACCATCGAGGAAACCTACGAACTCGCCGATGCCATTCTTCAGAATGACTATGAGGAAATGAAGGTGGAATTGGGCGATCTCCTGATGCATATGCTGTTTTATGCCTCGATGGCCCGGGACGAAGGGAAGTTCAGCATCGTGGAAGTCCTAGAGACCCAGATCGAGAAGCTGATCCGCCGTCATCCTCATATTTACGGCGATCTTCAAGGAGCGTCCGAGGAGGAGGTTCAGGCAAATTGGGAACAAATTAAAGCGCAGGAGAAGGCGATGAAAGGGAAAAAGAATGCCTCCATTTTGGATGGGGTACCCGACAGCATGCCTTCGCTGGTCAAAGCTCAACGGATGCAGGAAAAGGTGGGAGCGATGGGATTCGATTGGGAGGACGTCTCCGGGGTCTGGGACAAGGTGACGGAGGAGATACAGGAGTTCAAGGAAGCTGAAAATCCGGAAGCGCGTGCCGGAGAAATGGGGGATCTGCTCTTTACCCTCGTCAATCTTTGCCGATTCTATGGGATCAATGCGGAAGATGCGCTGGCTCGGACCAATGTCAAATTCAAGCAGCGGTTTCAATTTGTAGAACAAAAAGCCCTGAGTGCCAATCAATCCATTCAGGATGCAGGCATGGAGCAGCTCGACCACTGGTGGGACGAAGCCAAAAAATCAGGCCTCTAG
- a CDS encoding MbnP family protein yields the protein MNRQIPIFSLLTFLTVIGFSCCDDPPAAETGTFSLQFTPNFDSETWAPTDTYVNQDGRNVAFSDFKFYLSNITLIKEDGEEIELRSEDFDSEVFLVDLFQGTIDGDEDSHTFEVPVGNYTGLKLNVGVPEIYNGSDPATYDLDHPLGVRSGMHWSWNAGYMFVRIDGRVDSSATKSQPPTLSLIYHAGANGLFRSKAFQAGNDGFEIKSDEVLTYEFDVDVNKCFYNTTEAIDMAERNLTHTGGEGSTSYELAEEVMDNFVNEALTRAPF from the coding sequence ATGAACCGACAGATTCCGATTTTTAGCCTATTGACTTTCCTCACCGTGATCGGCTTTAGTTGCTGTGATGATCCACCAGCAGCGGAAACCGGGACCTTTTCCCTTCAGTTCACTCCGAACTTCGACTCCGAGACTTGGGCGCCCACGGACACCTATGTCAATCAGGATGGCCGCAATGTTGCCTTCAGCGATTTCAAGTTTTATTTGAGCAATATCACCTTGATCAAAGAAGATGGAGAAGAAATAGAGCTGAGATCCGAGGATTTTGATTCGGAAGTATTTCTGGTGGATTTGTTTCAGGGAACGATCGATGGCGATGAAGACAGCCATACGTTTGAGGTTCCAGTAGGTAACTACACGGGCTTGAAGCTGAATGTTGGGGTGCCAGAGATCTACAATGGCTCAGATCCTGCGACTTACGATCTCGATCATCCGCTTGGTGTGCGGAGCGGCATGCATTGGAGCTGGAATGCGGGGTACATGTTTGTGCGCATTGACGGACGCGTGGATTCTTCCGCTACAAAATCACAACCTCCTACCTTGAGTCTCATTTACCATGCTGGGGCCAATGGGCTTTTCAGAAGCAAAGCCTTCCAAGCCGGAAACGATGGATTCGAGATCAAGTCAGACGAAGTATTGACCTACGAATTTGACGTGGACGTCAACAAATGCTTCTACAACACCACGGAAGCCATTGATATGGCCGAACGAAATTTGACTCACACGGGCGGAGAGGGATCTACCAGCTACGAACTTGCCGAAGAAGTGATGGACAACTTTGTCAATGAGGCATTGACCAGAGCACCATTTTAG
- a CDS encoding cytochrome c peroxidase: protein MFRLLGISMTLMTWMACSSCGENPQPIDPNLQEITLEVPDHFPAIPTNSDNPLTQAKIDLGKKLFYDPMLSIDGSISCGSCHLAANGFADPSPVSEGVSGRTGSKNAMAIQNLAYAPFLFWDGRAENLEEQALLPIQDHLEMAMPLDTLVARLSAHPTYPEEFAYAFGGEITARKIGQAIASFEKTMLSYNSKFDRFRQSEDSTIFTELEWKGYKLFFDETPGLQHPECFHCHGGFNFDDARFLDNGIGFAADPGRYEVTQFIQDYGKFKVPTLRNIEHTAPYMHDGSFPTLESVLDHYQRKGLRLGQQDPLISAIYITEEDKAALIAFLKTLSDPDFLQNPDYLPD, encoded by the coding sequence ATGTTTAGGCTGCTGGGTATCAGCATGACCCTGATGACTTGGATGGCCTGTTCCAGCTGTGGAGAAAATCCACAACCGATTGATCCCAATCTTCAAGAGATCACTTTGGAGGTGCCGGATCACTTTCCGGCTATTCCCACCAATTCCGACAATCCTTTGACTCAGGCCAAGATTGATCTGGGGAAAAAGCTTTTTTACGATCCGATGCTCTCGATTGATGGGAGCATTTCGTGCGGATCTTGCCACCTTGCTGCGAATGGATTTGCAGATCCGAGTCCGGTTTCGGAAGGAGTCAGCGGACGAACTGGCTCCAAGAATGCGATGGCTATCCAAAATTTAGCGTATGCCCCCTTCCTGTTTTGGGATGGCCGTGCTGAGAACTTGGAAGAACAAGCATTGCTGCCGATTCAGGACCATCTGGAAATGGCTATGCCGCTCGACACCTTGGTCGCTCGATTGTCTGCACATCCCACGTATCCCGAGGAATTTGCCTATGCTTTTGGCGGAGAAATCACCGCCCGAAAGATCGGACAAGCCATTGCCAGTTTCGAGAAGACCATGCTGAGCTACAACAGCAAATTTGACCGATTTCGCCAATCGGAGGATTCGACCATCTTCACGGAATTGGAATGGAAAGGCTACAAGCTCTTTTTTGACGAAACCCCCGGCTTACAGCATCCAGAGTGCTTTCATTGCCATGGTGGATTCAATTTCGATGATGCGAGATTCTTGGACAATGGGATTGGATTTGCCGCTGATCCGGGGCGATATGAAGTCACCCAATTCATCCAAGACTACGGCAAATTCAAGGTGCCCACGCTCCGGAATATTGAGCATACCGCTCCCTACATGCATGATGGAAGTTTCCCTACGCTAGAATCCGTGTTGGATCACTACCAGCGCAAAGGACTCCGACTAGGCCAGCAAGATCCACTTATCAGTGCGATCTACATCACCGAAGAGGACAAAGCGGCTTTGATCGCCTTCCTCAAAACCCTCAGCGATCCTGACTTTCTCCAAAATCCTGATTATCTTCCAGACTAA
- a CDS encoding cytochrome c peroxidase, producing the protein MNRLLLPIILISSVLFSCCGGDEPPPTPDPSLDPIELELPAHFPVPNIPSDNPMTQAKIDLGKKLFFDKRLSADSTIACASCHLQENAFSDPNAVSVGVEGRTGERNAMSIQNLVFAQFLFWDGRSETLEDQAVEPLLDPREMNISLEELERRLTADAQYPDLFQHAFGGVPTSERFAMAIATFERSVVSYESKYDQYVESQDSTIFSELEWRGLKLFFDETPGIQHPECFHCHGGFNFDDQADVFSDNGLDFSPEPGRAEVTGDFFFDQGKFKVPSLRNVEHTAPYMHDGRFATLEEVMDHYQNRGDRIVGTNPFINSIFLTEGDKTAIIAFLKTLSDPNYLTNPAYQPD; encoded by the coding sequence ATGAACCGACTGCTTCTTCCGATTATTCTGATTTCCTCTGTGCTCTTTTCCTGCTGTGGTGGGGATGAACCGCCTCCCACTCCCGATCCATCCTTGGACCCGATTGAACTGGAGCTTCCTGCGCACTTTCCCGTGCCCAATATCCCGTCCGACAATCCCATGACCCAAGCCAAGATTGACCTTGGCAAAAAGCTGTTCTTCGACAAAAGGCTATCGGCGGATTCGACCATCGCATGCGCAAGTTGCCATTTGCAGGAGAACGCCTTTAGCGATCCCAATGCCGTGAGTGTAGGGGTGGAAGGCCGTACAGGAGAGCGAAATGCCATGTCCATCCAAAATCTGGTGTTCGCTCAATTTCTATTCTGGGACGGAAGATCTGAAACGCTGGAGGACCAAGCCGTAGAGCCGCTGCTCGATCCCCGCGAGATGAATATTAGTCTAGAGGAACTTGAGCGAAGGTTGACTGCGGATGCCCAGTATCCGGACCTGTTTCAGCATGCATTTGGGGGAGTCCCCACTTCCGAGCGATTTGCGATGGCTATCGCTACCTTTGAGCGCAGTGTCGTCAGCTACGAATCGAAATACGACCAGTACGTGGAATCTCAGGACTCTACGATCTTCTCGGAATTGGAATGGCGGGGCCTAAAGCTGTTTTTTGATGAAACGCCCGGCATCCAGCACCCAGAGTGCTTCCACTGTCATGGAGGATTCAATTTCGACGACCAAGCGGATGTATTCTCCGACAACGGATTGGATTTTTCCCCAGAACCCGGACGAGCAGAGGTAACTGGCGATTTCTTTTTCGACCAAGGAAAATTCAAGGTTCCTTCTCTCCGAAATGTGGAGCACACGGCGCCCTACATGCATGATGGGCGATTTGCCACGCTCGAAGAAGTCATGGATCACTATCAGAATCGGGGCGACCGGATCGTCGGTACCAATCCATTCATCAATTCTATCTTTTTGACTGAAGGCGACAAAACTGCCATCATCGCGTTCTTGAAGACCCTCAGTGATCCGAACTATTTGACGAATCCAGCCTACCAGCCGGACTAG
- the rnhA gene encoding ribonuclease HI produces the protein MEIIMYTDGASSGNPGPGGYGTVLMYGNHRKELSGGFRRTTNNRMELLAVIMGLEALKKDNLKVTVYTDSKYVENAVMKKWVFGWERKGFKGKKNPDLWKRFLVSFRKHHVEMRWVKGHAGIPENERCDELATTAAQMPNLPADANYENGLAG, from the coding sequence ATGGAGATAATCATGTACACCGATGGGGCATCCTCAGGGAATCCCGGACCTGGAGGATATGGAACAGTTCTGATGTATGGAAATCACCGCAAGGAGCTTTCTGGCGGATTCCGCAGGACTACCAACAACCGGATGGAATTGCTCGCGGTGATCATGGGGCTCGAAGCGCTCAAGAAGGACAATCTCAAGGTGACTGTCTACACCGATTCCAAGTACGTGGAAAATGCCGTGATGAAGAAATGGGTGTTTGGATGGGAGCGCAAGGGATTCAAAGGCAAAAAGAACCCGGATCTGTGGAAGCGATTCTTGGTGAGTTTCCGCAAACATCATGTCGAGATGCGATGGGTCAAGGGCCATGCGGGAATCCCCGAAAATGAGCGATGCGATGAACTTGCTACCACAGCAGCCCAAATGCCCAATTTGCCCGCAGATGCGAATTACGAAAACGGGCTAGCCGGATAG
- a CDS encoding septal ring lytic transglycosylase RlpA family protein produces the protein MSRILLSLMISMLSFAPLWSQTETGEASYYGDKLHGNPTASGEPYDKTKYTAAHKELKFGTIIEVTNNTNGKTVRVRVNDRGPYKAGRIVDLSRVAAESIGLIRAGVAPVTMKVVGGGPLGPVNGSSSGSNTSQGNYRPSSQSSTRPRTNPPTSRNRLGTQPRYTQSAPAANTRTTSSSNSGGYYPSSDFVMPRSQEQPKLTDISHLEVVDINGNPIPKAGQTSTPQTNANNRVGIPQNETQTSGAPVVEPPVTTTPSTAQTYTPALFQLSAAKLANSGYAVQVGAFFDYYRLLEGLNQLNQKGFTNTLVHNSMKDGKPIFRILVGPYDTMNVAKDQLTKLTRSKVKGLVVDLSQLK, from the coding sequence ATGTCTAGGATTTTACTGAGCCTGATGATTTCCATGCTGTCGTTTGCACCACTCTGGAGCCAGACCGAAACCGGCGAGGCGTCCTATTACGGAGACAAACTTCACGGCAACCCGACCGCGAGCGGCGAACCTTATGACAAGACCAAATACACAGCCGCCCACAAAGAGCTGAAATTTGGGACCATCATCGAGGTGACCAACAATACCAATGGAAAAACGGTCCGCGTAAGAGTCAATGATCGAGGACCATACAAAGCTGGCAGAATCGTGGATCTCTCCCGCGTAGCAGCAGAATCCATCGGTCTGATTCGGGCAGGCGTAGCACCTGTCACCATGAAAGTCGTAGGAGGTGGACCGCTTGGTCCAGTGAATGGCTCCTCAAGCGGCAGCAACACCTCCCAAGGAAACTATCGGCCTTCGTCCCAATCTTCCACCCGCCCACGGACCAATCCCCCTACCTCCCGAAATCGATTGGGAACCCAGCCGCGCTACACCCAATCTGCACCTGCCGCCAACACTCGCACCACTTCTTCCTCCAACTCCGGCGGATATTATCCATCTTCCGACTTTGTCATGCCCAGATCCCAGGAGCAGCCCAAGCTCACGGACATCTCTCATCTGGAGGTTGTGGACATCAATGGCAATCCCATTCCCAAGGCAGGTCAGACCAGCACGCCCCAAACCAACGCCAATAACCGCGTAGGCATTCCACAGAACGAAACCCAGACTTCTGGAGCGCCTGTTGTAGAGCCGCCTGTTACCACGACACCTTCCACCGCTCAAACCTATACGCCAGCCTTGTTCCAACTGAGTGCAGCCAAGTTGGCCAACTCCGGCTATGCTGTTCAGGTGGGTGCATTCTTCGATTACTACAGATTGTTGGAGGGATTGAATCAGCTCAACCAAAAAGGGTTCACCAATACCTTGGTGCATAACAGCATGAAGGATGGCAAGCCGATTTTCAGAATCTTGGTGGGGCCTTACGACACCATGAATGTCGCCAAAGACCAATTGACCAAGCTTACCCGCTCAAAAGTCAAAGGACTTGTGGTAGATTTGAGCCAACTGAAATAA